The following proteins come from a genomic window of Megalobrama amblycephala isolate DHTTF-2021 linkage group LG1, ASM1881202v1, whole genome shotgun sequence:
- the gper1 gene encoding G-protein coupled estrogen receptor 1, whose product MEEQTTTVIPIYLNGTEQFNASYEFNLTDVKESIDTYEFYVIGLFLSCLYTIFLFPIGFIGNILILVVNLNHRDKMTIPDLYFVNLAVADLILVADSLIEVFNLNEKYYDYAVLCTFMSLFLQVNMYSSIFFLTWMSFDRYVALASSISSSPLRTMQHAKLSCSLIWMASILATLLPFTIVQTQHTGEVHFCFANVLEIQWLEVTIGFLVPFSIIGLCYSLIVRILMRAQKHKGLWPRRQKALRMIVVVVLVFFICWLPENVFISIQLLQGTADPSKRSDTTLWHDYPLTGHIVNLAAFSNSCLNPIIYSFLGETFRDKLRLFIKRKASWSVVYRFCNHTLDLHIPVRGESEV is encoded by the coding sequence ATGGAAGAGCAGACTACCACTGTGATTCCTATTTACTTGAATGGCACTGAGCAGTTCAATGCTTCGTATGAATTCAACCTAACCGATGTGAAAGAAAGCATAGACACCTATGAGTTTTACGTCATCGGCCTGTTTCTCTCCTGCCTGTACACCATATTCCTATTCCCGATTGGCTTCATTGGGAACATCCTCATTTTAGTGGTCAACCTCAACCACAGGGACAAGATGACCATCCCTGATCTGTACTTCGTCAACCTGGCTGTGGCAGACCTTATTCTAGTGGCGGATTCGCTCATTGAGGTCTTCAATCTCAACGAGAAGTACTACGACTATGCCGTCCTCTGTACCTTCATGTCGCTTTTCCTCCAGGTGAACATGTACAGCAGCATCTTCTTCCTGACATGGATGAGTTTCGACCGCTATGTCGCTCTCGCCAGCTCCATTAGTAGCAGTCCACTGCGAACTATGCAGCACGCCAAACTCAGCTGCAGCCTCATCTGGATGGCCTCCATCCTGGCGACTCTGCTTCCCTTCACCATCGTGCAGACGCAACACACCGGCGAGGTGCACTTCTGCTTCGCCAACGTCTTGGAGATCCAGTGGCTTGAGGTGACGATTGGATTTCTGGTGCCCTTCTCAATCATTGGCCTGTGCTATTCCCTAATTGTCCGCATCCTCATGCGTGCCCAGAAGCACAAGGGACTGTGGCCGCGCCGGCAGAAGGCTCTGCGCATGATCGTGGTGGTCGTGCTGGTGTTCTTTATTTGCTGGCTGCCCGAGAACGTCTTCATTAGCATCCAGCTGCTCCAGGGCACGGCCGACCCATCGAAACGCAGCGACACCACGTTGTGGCACGACTACCCGTTGACCGGGCACATCGTCAACCTGGCCGCGTTCTCCAACAGTTGCCTGAACCCGATCATTTACAGCTTCCTCGGGGAGACTTTCAGGGACAAGCTGCGGCTCTTCATCAAGAGAAAGGCCAGCTGGTCGGTGGTCTACCGCTTCTGTAATCACACTCTGGACTTGCACATCCCTGTCAGGGGCGAGTCCGAAGTGTAG
- the h3f3a gene encoding H3 histone, family 3A, producing the protein MARTKQTARKSTGGKAPRKQLATKAARKSAPSTGGVKKPHRYRPGTVALREIRRYQKSTELLIRKLPFQRLVREIAQDFKTDLRFQSAAIGALQEASEAYLVGLFEDTNLCAIHAKRVTIMPKDIQLARRIRGERA; encoded by the exons ATGGCTCGTACCAAGCAGACCGCGCGTAAATCCACTGGAGGAAAGGCGCCAAGAAAACAGCTGGCGACTAAAGCCGCTAGGAAGAGTGCGCCCTCTACCGGTGGCGTCAAGAAGCCCCATAGATACAG GCCTGGAACTGTTGCTCTGAGAGAGATTCGTCGTTATCAGAAGTCAACAGAGTTGCTCATCCGCAAGTTGCCATTTCAGCGTCTGGTCAGGGAGATCGCACAAGACTTCAAAACTGATCTGAGGTTCCAGAGTGCAGCCATTGGTGCACTTCAG GAAGCAAGTGAGGCCTACCTTGTCGGTCTGTTTGAGGACACTAACTTGTGTGCCATTCATGCCAAGAGAGTCACAATCATGCCCAAGGATATCCAGCTTGCAAGGCGAATCAGAGGAGAGAGGgcctaa